A region of the Streptococcus oralis Uo5 genome:
CACCACCAGAATCACAGGAACCTTGGCAGCTTTCAGACGCTCGATAATCATATCGTCACCCTTACCACGTGGCTCATCAGCTGGCACCATGAATAGAACAGTATCTACTTCACGAAGGGTGCTATAAGCAGATTCCACCATGAAATCTCCAAGAGCTGTTTTTGGCTTGTGAATCCCAGGTGTATCGATAAAGACGATTTGCTCCTTATCTGTGGTGTAAATCCCCATGATTTTATTGCGCGTTGTCTGCGCCTTGTCACTCATGATAGCAATCTTTTGCCCCATGACGTGATTCAAAAAGGTTGACTTCCCAACATTGGGACGTCCTAAAATGGCTACAAAGCCTGATTTAAATGTCATAATTTCCTCTTATTGTTTAAAATAGTAAATCCCAAATGCGTGGGAGAAAGATAAGTGCACCAATCACTGCAGCAAGAAGGGAAACCACAAGCACGGCTCCTGCCGCCATGTCCTTGGCTTTCTTTGCCAACATAGAAAAGTGATAGTGACTGGCTAGATCCACCACATTTTCGATAGCAGAGTTAATAATCTCAAAGGCTACTACCAAGAAAATGTTCATTAGGAGAAAGAGCCATTCGATCCGTGACACCTGAAAAACAAAACCTGCAAGGATGACCACTAGAGCCGTCACTGCATGTTTTCGCATATTGCGTTCTTCCTTGAAAGCAGTCAGAATTCCTGTGAGAGCAAATTCTAAACTGGATACAAGGTCACGATTTTTCCATTTTCGTTTATTGTCTTGTGAGTCCATAGGCTGTCAAAATTTCTTCTTGTAAACCGAACATCTCCGCTTCTTCTTCCGGAGTGTAGTGATCGTAGCCGTTAATGTGTAAAAAGCCGTGTACTGCCAAGAAGCCCATCTCACGCTCAAAGCTGTGACCGTATTCCTCAGCCTGCTCATGAGCCTTATCGATAGAGATGAACAGTTCCCCAATATAGGCATCAAACTCAGACATCATCTCTGCTAATTCTGGATTTTCAAGCAAATCTTCTTCATCAAAGGCAATGTCCAACTCTGGTTTATACTCAAGGCTGATAACATCTGTCGGACGATCCGTATCACGGTACTCGAGATTGAGTTCGTGGCTACGCTCGTTAGTCACAAAGGTCACTGCCATCTCCTTGTCTTCTTTTCCTATTTTTTGGGCTGCAAATTCCAAAATTTCTTGGGTTTGGTGCAAGATTTCTTGTGAAACTTGACCAGTTTCATCTACCATTTCAATATACATGTACTTCTCGATTCTCTTTACTTGGCTTTATTATACCATATTTCCATGATTTTATTCTACCTTTTTGATATAATACTATGGAATACAATCACAAGGAGAGAACGATGTCATTTGACGGATTTTTTTTACACCACATGGTTGAGGAATTGCGAAGCGAGTTGGTCAACGGTCGCATTCAGAAGATCAATCAACCTTTTGAACAAGAATTGGTCTTGCAAATCCGCAGCAATCGCCAAAGCCATCGCTTGCTCCTCTCTGCTCATCCCGTTTTTGGTCGCATCCAGCTGACCCAAACGACCTTTGAAAATCCAGCCCAACCTTCTACTTTTATCATGGTTTTGAGAAAGTATTTACAAGGCGCCGTGATTGAGTCGATTGAGCAGGTGGAAAATGACCGTATTGTGGAAATTACAGTTTCCAATAAAAACGAGATTGGAGACCATATTCAGGCTACCTTGATTATCGAGATTATGGGCAAACACAGTAATATTCTCCTCGTGGATAAAAGTAGCCATAAAATCCTCGAAGTCATCAAACACGTTGGTTTTTCACAAAACAGCTACCGCACCTTGCTCCCAGGGTCAAGCTATATCGCTCCACCAAGTACTGAGTCTCTCAATCCTTTTACTGTCAAGGATGAAAAACTCTTTGAAATTCTACAAACCCAAGAACTAACAGCAAAAAATCTTCAAAGTCTCTTTCAAGGTCTGGGACGCGATACGGCAAATGAATTGGAAAGCATACTGGTTAGTGAAAAACTTTCCACTTTCCGTAACTTTTTCAGTCAAGCAAGCAAGCCATTTTTGACAGAGACTTCTTTCAGCCCAGTTCCTTTTGCCAATCGTGTAGGAGAGCCTTTTCTCAGCCTTTCGGATCTCTTAGATACCTATTATAAGGATAAAGCCGAGCGCGACCGTGTCAAACAGCAAGCCAGCGAACTCATTCGCCGCGTTGAAAATGAGCTTCAGAAAAATCGCCACAAA
Encoded here:
- a CDS encoding diacylglycerol kinase family protein, whose translation is MDSQDNKRKWKNRDLVSSLEFALTGILTAFKEERNMRKHAVTALVVILAGFVFQVSRIEWLFLLMNIFLVVAFEIINSAIENVVDLASHYHFSMLAKKAKDMAAGAVLVVSLLAAVIGALIFLPRIWDLLF
- the ybeY gene encoding rRNA maturation RNase YbeY, translated to MYIEMVDETGQVSQEILHQTQEILEFAAQKIGKEDKEMAVTFVTNERSHELNLEYRDTDRPTDVISLEYKPELDIAFDEEDLLENPELAEMMSEFDAYIGELFISIDKAHEQAEEYGHSFEREMGFLAVHGFLHINGYDHYTPEEEAEMFGLQEEILTAYGLTRQ
- the pavA gene encoding Rqc2 family fibronectin-binding protein PavA → MSFDGFFLHHMVEELRSELVNGRIQKINQPFEQELVLQIRSNRQSHRLLLSAHPVFGRIQLTQTTFENPAQPSTFIMVLRKYLQGAVIESIEQVENDRIVEITVSNKNEIGDHIQATLIIEIMGKHSNILLVDKSSHKILEVIKHVGFSQNSYRTLLPGSSYIAPPSTESLNPFTVKDEKLFEILQTQELTAKNLQSLFQGLGRDTANELESILVSEKLSTFRNFFSQASKPFLTETSFSPVPFANRVGEPFLSLSDLLDTYYKDKAERDRVKQQASELIRRVENELQKNRHKLKKQEKELLATDNAEEFRQKGELLTTFLHQVPNDQDQVTLDNYYTNQPITIALDKALTPSQNAQRYFKRYQKLKEAVKYLTELIEETKATILYLESVETVLNQAGLEEIAEIREELIQTGFIRRRQREKIHKRKKPEQYLASDGKTIIYVGRNNLQNEELTFKMARKEELWFHAKDIPGSHVVISGNLNPSDEVKTDAAELAAYFSKGRLSNLVQVDMIEVKKLNKPTGGKPGFVTYTGQKTLRVTPDPEKIASMKKS